The Aphelocoma coerulescens isolate FSJ_1873_10779 chromosome 2, UR_Acoe_1.0, whole genome shotgun sequence genome contains a region encoding:
- the RPL7 gene encoding large ribosomal subunit protein uL30, giving the protein MADKEVKKVPSVPESLLKKRQAYAVMKAKRQKKILAIKKYRKAQRKLIYARAQAYHKEYRHMYRQEIRMARMARKAGNYYVPAEPKLAFVIRIRGTNGVSPKVRKVLQLLRLRQIFNGTFVKLNKASINMLRIVEPYIAWGYPNLKSVHELIYKRGYGKINKQRIALTDNRLIQKRLGKLGIICMEDVIHEIYTVGKNFKVVNNFLWPFKLSSPRGGMKKKTIHFVEGGDAGNREDQINRLIRRMN; this is encoded by the exons ATGGCGGACAAGGA aGTAAAGAAggtgccctctgtgcccgagagcctgcTGAAGAAGCGGCAGGCCTATGCGGTTATGAAAGCCAAACGTCAGAAGAAGATTTTGGCTATAAAAAAG TACCGCAAGGCACAAAGGAAGCTCATCTATGCAAGAGCCCAGGCTTACCACAAGGAGTACAGGCACATGTACAGGCAGGAGATCCGTATGGCCAGGATGGCCCGGAAAGCTGGCAATTACTACGTCCCAGCTGAGCCAAAACTGGCATTTGTGATCAGGATAAGAGG TACCAATGGTGTCAGCCCAAAGGTCCGCAAGGTTCTGCAGCTTCTTCGCCTGCGGCAGATTTTTAACGGCACCTTTGTAAAACTCAACAAAGCCTCTATCAACATGTTGCGGATTGTTGAACCCTACATTGCCTGGGG TTACCCCAACCTGAAGTCTGTGCATGAACTGATCTACAAGCGTGGTTACGGCAAGATCAACAAGCAGCGCATTGCTCTGACTGACAACCGCCTGATCCAGAAACGCCTTG GAAAGCTTGGCATCATCTGCATGGAAGACGTGATCCATGAAATTTACACTGTTGGCAAGAACTTCAAAGTTGTGAACAACTTCCTTTGGCCCTTCAAGTTATCCTCTCCTCGGGGTGGAATGAAGAAGAAAACGATCCACTTTGTGGAAGGTGGGGATGCTGGTAACAGAGAAGACCAGATCAACAGACTCATAAGGAGAATGAACTAA
- the RDH10 gene encoding retinol dehydrogenase 10 isoform X1, with amino-acid sequence MNILLEFFVVTFRVLWAFVLAAAKWLVRPKEKSVAGQVCLITGAGSGLGRLFALEFARRRALLVLWDINTQSNEETAGMVQHIYREMAEEAAAAAPGVAGDGENDVLPHCNLQVYTYTCDVGKRENVYLTAERVRKEVGEVSVLVNNAGVVSGHHLLECPDELIERTMMVNCHAHFWTTKAFLPKMLEMNHGHIVTVASSLGLFSTAGVEDYCASKFGAVGFHESLSHELKAAEKDGIKTTLVCPYLVDTGMFRGCRIRKEIEPFLPPLKPEYCVKQAMRAILTDQPMICTPRLMYMVTLMKSILPFEAVVCMYRFLGADKCMYPFIAQRKQATNNNEAKNGI; translated from the exons ATGAACATCCTGCTGGAGTTCTTCGTGGTGACTTTCCGAGTGCTGTGGGCGTTCGTGCTGGCCGCGGCCAAGTGGCTGGTGCGGCCCAAGGAGAAAAGTGTGGCGGGGCAGGTGTGCCTAATCACTGGGGCGGGCAGCGGCCTGGGCCGCCTCTTCGCCCTGGAGTTCGCCCGGCGCCGggcgctgctggtgctgtgggaCATCAACACGCAGAGCAACGAGGAGACGGCGGGCATGGTGCAGCATATCTACCGGGAGATGGCCGAGgaggcggccgccgccgcccccggag TAGCTGGAGATGGAGAGAACGATGTGCTGCCCCATTGCAACTTGCAAGTTTACACGTACACCTGTGATGTGGGTAAAAGAGAGAATGTCTACTTGACAGCTGAGAGGGTCCGCAAGGAGGTTGGCGAGGTGTCTGTCCTGGTTAACAATGCTGGTGTGGTCTCCGGGCACCATCTTCTGGAGTGTCCTGATGAGCTTATTGAGAGAACCATGATGGTTAACTGTCATGCACATTTCTGG ACCACTAAAGCATTCCTTCCCAAGATGCTGGAAATGAACCATGGACACATCGTGACAGTTGCAAGTTCCTTGGGGTTATTCAGTACTGCTGGAGTGGAG GATTATTGTGCCAGCAAATTTGGAGCTGTAGGTTTCCATGAGTCTTTGAGCCATGAATTGAAGGCTGCTGAAAAGGACGGAATCAAAACTACTTTAGTCTGCCCTTATCTTGTAGATACAGGAATGTTTAGAGGATGCAGGATCAG AAAAGAAATTGAGCCTTTTCTTCCACCCTTGAAACCTGAGTACTGTGTGAAGCAGGCTATGAGAGCCATCCTTACAGACCAGCCAATGATCTGCACACCTCGCCTCATGTATATGGTCACCTTGATGAAAAG TATTCTCCCATTTGAAGCAGTTGTATGCATGTACCGATTTTTGGGAGCAGACAAGTGTATGTATCCTTTCATCGCTCAACGGAAACAGGCTACAAACAACAATGAAgcaaaaaatgggatttaa
- the RDH10 gene encoding retinol dehydrogenase 10 isoform X2, with protein sequence MNILLEFFVVTFRVLWAFVLAAAKWLVRPKEKSVAGQVCLITGAGSGLGRLFALEFARRRALLVLWDINTQSNEETAGMVQHIYREMAEEAAAAAPGAGDGENDVLPHCNLQVYTYTCDVGKRENVYLTAERVRKEVGEVSVLVNNAGVVSGHHLLECPDELIERTMMVNCHAHFWTTKAFLPKMLEMNHGHIVTVASSLGLFSTAGVEDYCASKFGAVGFHESLSHELKAAEKDGIKTTLVCPYLVDTGMFRGCRIRKEIEPFLPPLKPEYCVKQAMRAILTDQPMICTPRLMYMVTLMKSILPFEAVVCMYRFLGADKCMYPFIAQRKQATNNNEAKNGI encoded by the exons ATGAACATCCTGCTGGAGTTCTTCGTGGTGACTTTCCGAGTGCTGTGGGCGTTCGTGCTGGCCGCGGCCAAGTGGCTGGTGCGGCCCAAGGAGAAAAGTGTGGCGGGGCAGGTGTGCCTAATCACTGGGGCGGGCAGCGGCCTGGGCCGCCTCTTCGCCCTGGAGTTCGCCCGGCGCCGggcgctgctggtgctgtgggaCATCAACACGCAGAGCAACGAGGAGACGGCGGGCATGGTGCAGCATATCTACCGGGAGATGGCCGAGgaggcggccgccgccgcccccggag CTGGAGATGGAGAGAACGATGTGCTGCCCCATTGCAACTTGCAAGTTTACACGTACACCTGTGATGTGGGTAAAAGAGAGAATGTCTACTTGACAGCTGAGAGGGTCCGCAAGGAGGTTGGCGAGGTGTCTGTCCTGGTTAACAATGCTGGTGTGGTCTCCGGGCACCATCTTCTGGAGTGTCCTGATGAGCTTATTGAGAGAACCATGATGGTTAACTGTCATGCACATTTCTGG ACCACTAAAGCATTCCTTCCCAAGATGCTGGAAATGAACCATGGACACATCGTGACAGTTGCAAGTTCCTTGGGGTTATTCAGTACTGCTGGAGTGGAG GATTATTGTGCCAGCAAATTTGGAGCTGTAGGTTTCCATGAGTCTTTGAGCCATGAATTGAAGGCTGCTGAAAAGGACGGAATCAAAACTACTTTAGTCTGCCCTTATCTTGTAGATACAGGAATGTTTAGAGGATGCAGGATCAG AAAAGAAATTGAGCCTTTTCTTCCACCCTTGAAACCTGAGTACTGTGTGAAGCAGGCTATGAGAGCCATCCTTACAGACCAGCCAATGATCTGCACACCTCGCCTCATGTATATGGTCACCTTGATGAAAAG TATTCTCCCATTTGAAGCAGTTGTATGCATGTACCGATTTTTGGGAGCAGACAAGTGTATGTATCCTTTCATCGCTCAACGGAAACAGGCTACAAACAACAATGAAgcaaaaaatgggatttaa